In the genome of Cryptosporangium aurantiacum, the window CCAGCTGCGCGGAATCAGGGAGCCCGCCGAGGTCTTCCCCGGCCAGCTCCCGCAACACCGCCACACACCCGACCATCGAACTCATGTGCGAAATTCTAGAGCCGCCCACCGACAGAAACCGCTGTCCACAGCCCGGGAGTGCGGTGGTGCGGTCTCGGTGATTGCGCCGACCCCTGGGCGGAGTTGCCGCGCTGACCTCCACCGACCTCCCGCGCGGCCGGTGCTCACAGCGTCGCGAGGTCCGCCTTCAGTGCGGCGGCTGTCCCCGTGTCGAGCTGACCGCTGGCCAGGTCGAGTACCGCGGTGAACGGGAGGCCGCGGGCCAGATCGATCAGTGGGTGTTCGGGCAGTTCGGGGACGTGGCGGACGATGATCCCGCGGGCATCCGGGTCGTCGAGCAGCGTCCCGAACGTGGTGGTGGTCAGGTCGTACCGCCCGGTCGGCGCCGCCGCGGCTGCCGCTACCGGCGGTGGCGCCGCGGACGGCGTCCAACTGAGGTAACGGAGACCATCGCCGAAGCGGAAGGTCGGATCGGCGGTGTCGAACGGCACGTCGGGCCGGCTGGCCTCGACCGCGGCCATCGACGACGGGAGGTCGAACGGGAGCGTCCCCAGCGGTTCGGCTTCGCCGAACAGGACCTGGACGGACGCCTCCGGCGCCGCGCCGAAGTTGACGACGAGGGATGCGGCGGCGTCGGCGATCTCGGCGAGGATCGCGGGCCGGTCGAGGTAGACGCTGACGACTGTGGGCACGGTGGCGCAGATCGCGCGGATCCGCAGAATCTCATCGGCGGGGAACGCCAGTGAACCGGCGCGGAAGAACGACTCGACCGAGCCGGCCTCGCCGCGCTGCTCGTAGGGGGCGTGGAGGCGCAGCAGGGCAACGTCGGCCTCGGCGGGGGACTCGACGAGCGTCGCGCGGGCACCGAGGTCGGCGGCGGTGTAGCCCTCGGCGTAGATGCGCAGGCCGGAGCCTAGCGGCAGGCGGGCGGGGCCGTCGGCGGCGTTGATCAGCAGGGTGTGCGCCGCGGCTTGGGCGGCGAGACCGTCGGCGCGTGCGGTGGCTGTTCCTACTACGGTGTCGGCGCGGTCGGCGTCCACATAGGGCTTGTCGAAGAGGCCCAGCCGGAATTTTTCCCGCAGCAGACGACGGACGGAAGTGTCCAGGCGCTCCTCGGTGACGGCTCCGGCCGTCACCAGCCCGACGAGGACGTCGGTCCGCCACTCGCCGCCGAACTGGTCGACGCCGGCGTCCAGGGCTTTGAGCATGCGCTGCTCGTAGGAGAGGTGCTCGACGCCCCAGCAGGTGTTGGACAGGATGCCCCAGTCGGTGCAGACGATGCCGTCGAAGCCGAGCCGGTCGCGGAGCAGATCGGTGAGGACCGACCGGTTGAAGCCGAAGCCGACCTCCTCGTGCTCGGTGCCGATCGGCATGCCGTAGTACGGCATGAGCTGAGAGACGCCGGCGGCGATCGCGGCGCGGAACGGTTCGAGGTGGTAGTCGAAGCGGCCGCCGGGGTAGACCTGCTCGCGTCCGTACGGGAAGTGCGGGTCCTCACCGTCCTTCTGCGCACCACCGCCCGGGAAGTGCTTGGCCATCGCGGAGACCGACTCCGGGCCGACCTGCTCGCCCTGCAGACCCCGGATGTAGGCGACGCCGAGCCGCGCGGTGAGGTCCGCGTCCTCGCCGAACGTCGAGCTCTGGCGGGCCCATCGCGGTTCGGTGGCCAGGTCGATCTGCGGGTGCAGCGCGGTCCGGATGCCGACCGCGAGGTACTCACGACGGACGACGTCGGCGAAGCGCGCCACGAGGTCAGCGTCGCCGATCGCGGCGAAGCCGAGCGGTTCCGGCCACTGGGAGAACGGACCGGCGACCAGCGCGGTCGCGGGGTTGTCGGTGAAGTGGTGCCGCGGGTCGGTGGAGATCGTGACCGGGATGCCGAGCGGGTGCCGGAGCGCCTCGGCCTGGACGGCGTTGTGCCACTCCGCGATCTCGCGGGCGGACCGGGCGAACAGGATGTTCGCGTGGTTGATCCGGCGGTCCAGGAACTCCCGGGTGGACGGGGAGCCGAACAGGTTCGGGGCGTCGAGATTGCCGACGCCGGTCATCGGCTGGAACATCAGCCCGGCCTTGTCCTCGAGCGGAAGGCGGGTGAGTAGGTCCTCGACGCGCTGGTCGATCGGGAGCGTGGCGTCCTGGTACGGGTACATCGGTGTGCCTCTCAGCGGACGGACTTGATCGGGGCGACGGCCAGGCCGCCGAGCAACAGCAGAACGATGCCGACGGGGAACAGCGCCGCGTAACCGAGTACGACGACCACCGCCCCGGCGGCTGCGGGGGCCAGCACCTGCGGGAGGGTCGCGGCGATGTTGACGACGCCGAGGTCCTTGGCGAAGTCCTCCTGCGCCGGAAGTACCTCGCTGACCAGCGCGGTGTCGACGGACTGGAAGAAGCCGAACCCGAACCCGCCGATCGCGGCGAAGAGCAGCATGCCGGTGGTGGTCGGCGTGACCCACGGCCCGATCAGTCCCAGCGCGCAGATCACCGCGGCGAGGTAGATGAGCGGCTTGCGGCGGCCGATCCGGTCCGAGAGCGGGCCGCCGATCGCGGTCGCGATCAGCGTCGTGACCAGCATGACCGCGCCGAGTACGGGGATGAAGTCCACCGCGTCATCGCCCAGCCCGACATAGTCCTGCAGGACGTAGAGCTGGTAGTTGAGCACGACGAAGTAGCCCAGGTAGAGCAGTAAGCGGCCGAGGAACGCCCAGGCGAAGTCGGGGTGGCGGCGCGGGTCGAAGTAGTAGCTGCGCAGCAGCGCTCGTGCCGAGAACGGCCGGCGCGGCGCGGCCCGGTTGTCACGGTCGGGGTTGAGCGCGACGAACAGCGCGAGCGTGACCAGCGCGATGCCGGCGAACGTGACGTAACCGGCGCCGACGTGGTCGGCGAACCCGGTGGCGGCGACCTGGCCGCCGAGGGCGCCGAGCATCGCGGCGAAGCCGACCACGGCCGAGAACGTGCCCCGCCGCGCGGTGGGCACCCGGTCGGGAAGGACGGCGCTCAGCGGGCCCTGTACGAAGTTGTAGGCGATCTGGACGATCGTCCACGCGACCGCGATCTGCACCAGCGTGTTCGCCGCCGCCAGGCCGAGCAGGGCCAGGCCGCCGCAGAGTGTGCCGCCGACGATCCAGGACGCGCGGGGCCCGTAGCGGCTGCGGGTGCGGTCGGAGAGTGTCCCGGCCAGTGGCTGCGCCAGCATCGCGACGAACGCGCCGATCGTGGTGACGACCGCGAGGTTCGCGGCCTTGTCCGACGGGTCGAGGCCCTCGATCTGGAGCGGGAGCAGGATCCCCGGGACCGCGCCCCAGAGGAGGAACAGGCCGAGGTTCGCCGGTGCGAACGTGACCAGGAGGCGGCGGAGGCGGGGTGAGCGCCTCGAGGTGTCGGCCGTCGCGGCGAGGTCGGGGTTCTCGGCCGCGTCTGCCGCGTCGGGCGCTGTGACCGCGTTGGGCGCGACGGGGCCTTGGGCCGCGCCGGCGGCGTCGGGCGCCGCATGGGCGAATGCGTCGGCGGGTGCGGCCGCGTCGGTGGGCCCGATCGGTGACTGCGTCGTCACGGGAGTCCTCTCGGAAGGGGTACCGGGTGCGGCGAAGCAATATTTCCCGGTGGGGGAAAAGTAGGTGGACGTCAGCGAATGGTCAAGGGGCCGTTCGCACTTTTCTTCCGCCCGGGAAATATGCTGGGATCGTCGGGACGAGGAGGCGGGATGGCACAGCCGGATACCGGTGCGGCGACGGGTCGTCGACGTGGCCGGCCACCGCGGATCGACCGCGCACGGATCGTGGCCGCGGCACGTGAGCTGGATCCGGAGACGCTGACGATGCAGGCGGTCGCCGAGCGGCTCGGCGTCGACCGGAAGGCGCTCAACTACCACGTCAACGACCGTGAGCGTCTGCTGGAGCTGGTCGCGTCCGACGCCCTGGCGACGCGGCTCGGGAGCCTTCAGCTCCCGCACGACGGTGACTGGCAGGACGCCGTGCGGGTCTACACCCGGGCGATGCGGGACGCGATGATCGGCATCGGCGCGCTCTTCGACTACGTGCGGATGCCGCTGTCCGGCGGCGAGGCCGCGCTGGCGTCCGTGGAAGGGCTGCTGCAGGTGCTGGTGCGGGCCGGTTTCACCGCGGACGAGGCGGGGCGCACCGTTGCTCTGCTCGCGGAGTTGCTGGTGTCCTCGGCCCGGGACGCGGTGCTGATCGAGCGGCACGGGGTGCATCCGCAGCTGGTCGAGGTGCGGCGTGTGCTGGACGCCGCACCCGCCGACGCGATGCCGGGGTTGCGGGGTCTGCGGGACCTCGGCCTCCAGGCAGGCGACGCGCAGCTGGAGTTCGATCTGGAGGTTGTGCTCGCCGGGCTGGAGCAGCGACTGGCACGTGATCGCTGAGGTTCCTGATGCTGATGCGGTAGAACTTGCGGGTGTCCGAATTACCCCCGCGGCCGTCCGCCGTGAAACTGGCCGTTGTCGCGTCCTACGTGTCCGCCGCCACCGGCGTCGTCGCGTACCTGGCGTTCCTCGTGATCCTGCTGAAGAACAGGGGCGATGACGAGCTCAGCCCGGTGGTGTACCCGCTGCTGTTGCTGGCGGTGGTGCCCGCGGTGATCGGGCGGCTGCTCGTCGTCGCGGCCGACAGCAGGCCGACCGCCCACACGGTGGCCAAGGTGCTCGCGTCGGCCTGGGCGTTCGCGCAGTTCGTGCTCGTCGTCACGGCGGCCGCGGCAGTGACCGACGACGGTGACACAGCCGTCATCCGCGCGATGGAGCCCCCGGTCATCGTGTTTCTCGGTCTCCACCTCGTCGCGCAGTTCGTCGCGATGGTCGTGCTGGTACTGCCGGGCGTGCGCCGGTACCGGGACGCGGTGATCGCCGCGCGTCCGGCGCCATCGCTCGTGGCCGGGCGCCGGTGGATCATCGTCGCGATCGTGCTGTTCGCGGTCGGCGTCCTGCTCGCCGGTGCGCAGATCGCGGTGTGGCAGGTGTACCGGTCGGGCACGGTGGACCTCGCGAGCGGGTACTACGGCGGCATCGAGGACGAAGCGACGACGCTGCTGATCTTCGGGGCCATCGGCGCGGTGGGCGGACTGATCCTCGCCGGCGGGACCGCGCTCGCGCTGCCCGGGTTCAACTGGGCGCGGCGGCTGGTGTTCTTCTTCGGACGATGGGGGATCGTGACGGCGTCGACCCTGTTCGGGCTCGCGCTGCTCTTCTACTACGACGGCATGGAGTTCTATCTCGACGACGACGCGACGCTGAACGCGGTGGGACAGGGGATGCTCGCGCTCGGGTTCGTGCAGCTGGTGGTGTTCTCGGCGGCGGTGGCGCTGGTCGGTACGCAGTCCGGGACGGCGTGGGTGAAGCGCAAGGCGGGGCCGGGCGGCCCGGGGGTGCCCGCGTTCGCGGGCCAGTTCCCGCCGCCGGGGTATGTGCA includes:
- a CDS encoding MFS transporter, producing MTTQSPIGPTDAAAPADAFAHAAPDAAGAAQGPVAPNAVTAPDAADAAENPDLAATADTSRRSPRLRRLLVTFAPANLGLFLLWGAVPGILLPLQIEGLDPSDKAANLAVVTTIGAFVAMLAQPLAGTLSDRTRSRYGPRASWIVGGTLCGGLALLGLAAANTLVQIAVAWTIVQIAYNFVQGPLSAVLPDRVPTARRGTFSAVVGFAAMLGALGGQVAATGFADHVGAGYVTFAGIALVTLALFVALNPDRDNRAAPRRPFSARALLRSYYFDPRRHPDFAWAFLGRLLLYLGYFVVLNYQLYVLQDYVGLGDDAVDFIPVLGAVMLVTTLIATAIGGPLSDRIGRRKPLIYLAAVICALGLIGPWVTPTTTGMLLFAAIGGFGFGFFQSVDTALVSEVLPAQEDFAKDLGVVNIAATLPQVLAPAAAGAVVVVLGYAALFPVGIVLLLLGGLAVAPIKSVR
- a CDS encoding glycoside hydrolase family 3 protein translates to MYPYQDATLPIDQRVEDLLTRLPLEDKAGLMFQPMTGVGNLDAPNLFGSPSTREFLDRRINHANILFARSAREIAEWHNAVQAEALRHPLGIPVTISTDPRHHFTDNPATALVAGPFSQWPEPLGFAAIGDADLVARFADVVRREYLAVGIRTALHPQIDLATEPRWARQSSTFGEDADLTARLGVAYIRGLQGEQVGPESVSAMAKHFPGGGAQKDGEDPHFPYGREQVYPGGRFDYHLEPFRAAIAAGVSQLMPYYGMPIGTEHEEVGFGFNRSVLTDLLRDRLGFDGIVCTDWGILSNTCWGVEHLSYEQRMLKALDAGVDQFGGEWRTDVLVGLVTAGAVTEERLDTSVRRLLREKFRLGLFDKPYVDADRADTVVGTATARADGLAAQAAAHTLLINAADGPARLPLGSGLRIYAEGYTAADLGARATLVESPAEADVALLRLHAPYEQRGEAGSVESFFRAGSLAFPADEILRIRAICATVPTVVSVYLDRPAILAEIADAAASLVVNFGAAPEASVQVLFGEAEPLGTLPFDLPSSMAAVEASRPDVPFDTADPTFRFGDGLRYLSWTPSAAPPPVAAAAAAPTGRYDLTTTTFGTLLDDPDARGIIVRHVPELPEHPLIDLARGLPFTAVLDLASGQLDTGTAAALKADLATL
- a CDS encoding TetR/AcrR family transcriptional regulator C-terminal domain-containing protein — protein: MAQPDTGAATGRRRGRPPRIDRARIVAAARELDPETLTMQAVAERLGVDRKALNYHVNDRERLLELVASDALATRLGSLQLPHDGDWQDAVRVYTRAMRDAMIGIGALFDYVRMPLSGGEAALASVEGLLQVLVRAGFTADEAGRTVALLAELLVSSARDAVLIERHGVHPQLVEVRRVLDAAPADAMPGLRGLRDLGLQAGDAQLEFDLEVVLAGLEQRLARDR